In Palaemon carinicauda isolate YSFRI2023 chromosome 1, ASM3689809v2, whole genome shotgun sequence, the genomic stretch ttatggatctggagaaagcatatgatagagttgatagggaagcaatgtggaatgtgatgaggttatatggagttggtggaaggttgttgcaagcagtgaaaagtttctacacaggtagtaaagcatgtgttagaataggaaatgaggtgagcgattggtttccggtgagagtggggctgagacagggatgtgtgatgtcgccgtggttgtttaacttgtatgttgatggagtggtgagagaggtgaatgctagagtgcttggacgaggattaaaactggtaggcgagaatgatcatgaatgggaagtaaatcagttgttgtttgcggatgatactgtactggtagcagacacagaagagaagcttgaccgactagtgacagaatttggaagggtgtgtgagagaaggaagttgagagttaatgtgggtaagagtaaggttatgagatgtacgagaagggaaggtggtgcaaggttgaatgtcatgttgaatggagagttacttgaggaggtggatcagtttaagtacttggggtctgttgttgcagcaaatggtggagtggaagcagatgtacgtcagagagtgaatgaaggttgcaaagtgttgggggcagttaagggagtagtaaaaaatagaggattgggcatgaatgtaaagagagttctatatgagaaagtgattgtaccaactgtgatgtatggatcggagttgtggggaatgaaagtgatggagagacagaaattgaatgtgtttgagatgaagtgtctgaggagtatggctggtgtatctcgagtagatagggttaggaacgaagtggtgagggtgagaacgggtgtaagaaatgagttagcggctagagtggatatgaatgtgttgaggtggtttggccatgttgagagaatggaaaatagctgtctgctaaagaaggtgatgaatgcaagagttgatgggagaagtacaagaggaaggccaaggtttgggtggatggatggtgtgaagaaagctctgggtgataggaggatagatgtgagagaggcaagagagcgtgctagaaataggaatgaatggcgagcgattgtgacgcagttccggtaggccctgctgcttcctccggtgccttagatgaccgcggaggtagcagcagtaggggactcagcagtatgaagcttcatctgtggtggaaatgtgggaggttgggctgtggcaccctagcagtaccagctgaactcggctgagtccctggttaggctggaggaacgtagagagtagaggtcccctttttgttttgtttcttgttgttgtcggctaccccccaaaattgggggaagtgcctttggtatatgtatgtatgtatgtatatatatataaatttatatatatatatatataaatatatatatatatatatatatatatatatataaatatataaatttatatatatatatatatatatatatatatatatatatatatgttacagtaagaacacgtacctaaggattacgcgtaatccctgaatatttcagtaaatacacgtattccccgtttcactcagggatttcatgtaatcactgaaatttccagtgattacgcgaaatcccggaaattagacctgtcattttacgtgttcttactattaAGCATTCAGTGAATTTGCGTAACCTTCGTCTATGAACatttcaattaaacacagtacaattacacacatacaattacacacagcatagtttaacttaacgacctttcagtttcgttagtgagtgtttgtgtttaaacgaccgagacatgagcgaatggttcagttttcaaaagtgtctgatccactgctcgttgcttcattcttcctcttcttcaagcaactctgacttgttacttcattcttcctcttcctccagcaaagtcaagatgtctatcgaggaaaggtttacacaaaacctcatggatcattttaaagaaaacaaaaaaggattaattccaaagtgtgactatcagaagaccatcgatgccctgaaagcagcagctgataactcacatgccaagggCCGGCACGGATATTATCTGTTGGTGGCctggatggctgacaatgactcacaagactggcctacaggcatcaagtttgttcagttccagaaaaacagtgctctccattccgggatcaagtgctctccatattctgccatgtttggctgtgaggctcgtgtaggacttactacctcgtctttgccgatggaagtgattggtcaaatggagactgaggaggatcttcttaCTGTCACGCCAATCAGGCaagactctgacaatgacaactctctctcccaaactgatggtgttgcaaaccagatccaagGTACAAGTCATGAAACACCAAtacatgatttgacagaggatgttctgctcccagtcgaacatggcagcactacaacacaatacactggtgacaATGTAACAAGTCAGCCAATGGcagctgaaatccttgatctacccacaggaccttcctcgcccacagcaacaccatctgcctacaatgttgagagtcctgtttcttctggagaatcagaagagcccgtaacgtcTCTCACACCCTCTCTatctgacagtcctgtttcctATTTTAAAAACCACAGAATTgcagaacgcatcaaagaaatcaaaaggcgttGTCATGAAGCAGCCAATGCACAAACTTCTCAtgcagaaaggatggtgaaaagaagtcgcgtagatctgtgagctggcgaacaaggagacaatgtagctgtgccagttccacttgttgatcaTGAGAGAGGCaatcctagaaatatccttggtgtcataattgacagacgagaagacacaCTAATACAGGATAGCCATAAAAGCTAgtattctcagtggtctgtattccagaaatcaattcgatctgtgccctcagcaccttctaaacactgacgacatgaacagtgaaaaaacagtttcactgcgctcggcggtgatttctcaatctgcttcaggtggacaaggcttcacaagatgTAACTGTTACTGACacccaaaagtgtagtacaaggcgatgtaaatgcctaaagctgggcttctgtgtaactcacgatatcatagcagcctcaattgttgtaacaatTAACATGTCAATGATTTCTGTTattctttagaacttttaaatgctttgttttaggtcgtggaacagtttacgttgtgtgtgtgtttgaccaataaaattctgtatgtttgcattttttaatgttaattctattttttatctagttacttactaatatgctagtcgcaacgttggcattgatgatgaaatgagctTCAGGGATTACGTgtaattactgggaccatttttcagAGATTTCGCGTAATtactggaaaattcagtgattacgtgaaatttCTAAGTGAAACAGGTAATACGTGTATTCACTGTTCttactgtaccatatatatatatatatatatatatatatatatatatatatatatatatatatatatatatatataatatatgtgtgtgtgtgtatgtctctgtgtgtatgcgtgtatgtttgtTTAAAACAACAACAAACGCCGCCGTTTCCTgcccactgcgggacaaaggcctcagccatgtctttattcatgtctgaggtttggccagttttcatcactaagctggccaactgcgaattggtggcagccctgactagtacaactttgctgatgtATGGCgctacacaaaccatttcaccaggtTGAGGTatactcactcagaaagggatgaatatacagtatgttagctataccatataaatatatatatatatatatatatatatatatatatatatatatatatatatatatatatatatatatatatgtgtgtgtgtgtgtgtgtatgtatatatataatatactcactcagaaacggatatatatatacagcatataagctatactatatatatatatatatatatatatatatatatatatatatatatatatatatatgcttgtttgtgTGGTATGtggctatatttttcatattttaattcatctctctctctctctctctctctctctctctctctctcagcaggaatCCTTGTTTTTCTACTAAACTATGTAGAAACTGAAAAGTAGCGTAGGTTCACGTTGTAAATATCTTGTGTACTAAGGGCTCAAGTATGTAAGCGTCTGCAGTACCACTTGGATGTGAAGAGGAGATCCCGTAGAGTGGAATGGTTAGGTCGAAGGTAATGTCCATTTTCACATTTCCTACCTTGCGTTGGACGCGAATTAAGGTGGTTGTGTGTCGAATTAGGTTTTAATGTGTGTCGTAGTTGTAAACGTAAACTGGTTTGGTCTTTTTGATGAAGGAAGATGAAAATACCTTCTCTTTTCTCTTACATCTGTCTAGATGCTGAAGTCTATTTTGTTATTAGATGACTATGTTTAAGAAGCCTTGTATTTTTGATAGCGATTGTGATTCACAGTCCGTGTGCTTTGATATGCcttcatatatgacatatatatgattatacaggatatatgtatatgtgtatggatatacatatcatcatcatcatctcctacgcctattgacgcaaagggcctcggttagatttcgtcagtcgtctctatcttgagctttaaattcaatacttctccattcatcatctcctacttcgtgcttcatagtcctcagacatgtaggcgtaggtcttctaactcttctaatgccttgtggagcccagctgaacgtttgatgaaccaatctctcttggggagtgcggagagcatgcgcaaaccatctccatttacccttcaccatgatctcatccacatatggcactcaaataatatcgcttatagtttcatttctaatgctgttctgccatttaactccttatctccttctgagggctttgttctcaaatctacaaaatctattggagattgtttcattgtcataccatgactcatgtccacagttacactgatctcacttaactgatatatagtctgatttatgtaatttcaggtgatctgatatccaaattttacttaacttagtcattgtctgatttgattttttcaatctttcactaaactaattctaaagaccctgtattggagatcatagttcctaagttcttgaatgattctacctcattaatcctttctccttccaatgatatttcatcttccgttgcatactccgttctcatcatctctgtctttcgtctttttatcttgagcccaacttcgtgtggtatttcatgaatatttcatgaatgaatgcatgaaatatgtatatacatataccgatatatctatatctatctatctacctatatatctatatatatatatatatatatatatatatatatatatatatatatatatatatatatatatatatatatatatatatatgtacatacatacacaactcagagagctctggaaagaatatgattgaaataacactaagagatagaaaaagagcaacatagatacaagagcaagctagagtagaggatattctaacaatatttaagaaaaagaaatagtcatATGcaagacatacaatgagaatgacagacaatagatagacattgagaataacagaatatgttcatagagattacaaaagaagtagggaaaggaagagaagatgatggattgacgaactaagaaagtttgcgtgtgtggactggcatagaaagaccataaattcaAACGCAAGTGttagtacatgtctgaggcctttattctgcattggacttgcaacggctgatgatgatgatgatgatgtagattattgtatatattatgcactCTTTACATTTCATAAGTTTGGTATGTTACAAACGCATGCGCAGGAGTCGTGCTGATGTATGCCTTGCAGAGTACTACTCTACATAACCCCATTGGTGTGTCGAAATATAGGAATATACGAATCGGATTTTCATTTTTCCATTCCcgcaatcatctgtcttcatctacaatACTGCTCATCTCATATCAACATGGCCCAGTGACTAAACTATTCAGCATTTTTAGGGATCATCGAAATCCAGTATTTGCATCGAGCCGTCATTTACCCTCGACCACATGTGGATCTTACAGTGGTTGTACTTTGTTTGTGAACCGTTCATGCAGTGCCAGTGCAGTTATTGCCCTTGCCGCCCCACCCAGGAGCCCTCCCACAGTCGGTCTTCCGTTGCCATTTGCCACTGTTGATCTAGTGTAATTTTAAAATAAGAACTGTAAAAAGTCTTTCTTATTTTTTCGTCTTTTCTATTAAACTGTGGGTGATAGCTTAAAACAATTCATAATGTCTAGTACCTCACATCATGATGAGTCTGGGAACATGCACCATGGCCAGGACAATGATGACAGCCATTTGCTTTCACACCCAGCCTCAATAACAGCACGTCGAATCTCACCAGGTTTTTCAACGCCCTCACCACACCTGAACATGCCGCCTTCAACAGCTTCAGGTGGGGAGTTAAGACTCCTTTATCAAATACCTGGTGTAATCTCTACAGGACGAGTTGGCTACATACCAGAGAGAGGAGGATCAACGTCGTAATGAGCAGAAACTACGCCACCTAAAGGACAACCTAAGAGGAGAGGAGCAAGCCCAGCATTTCACCGTTCTATTGCATCTACTCATACTCAACCCTAACCACCAGCAAGCAACACCATCAGCCTTAGCAACTTCCATCTCAATCTTCAGTGCTGTTACCCATCCAGCCACCACCCCTTCAGAAAACCAACAAGCAACACCACTGGCCTCAACAACTTCCATCTCAATCTACAGTGCTTTAGCCCATCTAGCCACCACCCCCACAGAAAATCATCACCCAGACCCCTCCGCCCTTACGTCTCGATGCCACATATTGAGTGTTTAGGGAATGGTGCAGACACTGGGATGGTGAATCTAGGGACATTACCTACTAGGAAGCAATTAATACAGCTTCACATATGCCTCGAACACACACTCGGCAGATGGATCACAGATGACACCAGCTTTAGGTATCCTTAAGACCACTCTGTCTTTAGCCAAGTAATCCTGTCATACCCCGTTCTACGTCCATTAAGATATTCAGATGCCACTCCTGTCCTATGTGCACTGCAAGGAGTGGAGTTGACCATTCTCCGGCAAGACTTCCCACGGCTCATCCTACAGGTCGTGCATATGAACTGATGTAAGGAGCTACCCCCCCATGCCAACACAACCCCTGCTGAGGCCCGAGGATATTTCCTCAGAATTTTCCATGATGTGCTAATGTCCAAGCAGCTTCACTGAGATCAATGGAAGGACCAATGAAAATCCACCTTAAAGAGGATGCTATTTCGTTCACTATCCACACCCCTTGGCAGAGTCCCTCTGCTTTCTGCGAACTTGTCAGGAAGAAACTGGATTCTATGGTCCAGCAGGGTATCATCAAGTCTTGCAACATCGAAATGGTGTCACCCTCTAGTCATCATCCCAAAGGCCAGGGGAGTTCATATCACAGTAGATCTCACCAAGCTGAACACGCAAGTTTTCATACTAGCCGACCCTTTGCCCACACCCACAGCTGCTGCTGCGCTGTCGATTCCACAgccaaattcttcaccactgcGGACGCTCTACATAGTTACTGCAGTATGGAGCTAGTGGAGGAATACCGTCATCTCATCAAATTTTATTATGCTCTACAGACGCTTCCAGCATTGCTGCCACCGGCGATGCCTAGTGTTACTGCAGCAACCTTGCTCTCCAGGGCATGAAATGTGTCTAGGTTGTTGATGACATTCTCATCTTTGGTGACCACCTACAGTACTGACACATTACCACAGGATCCATGAATTACTCACTCGCTGCCACAAAAATGGCATCACTCTCAACAGAGATAAGTTCATAGTGGCCGAGACCCGGGTGAATTTCTTCGCATTCACTCTTTCTGAAGAAGGAATAGCTGCCAATCCAGGGTAAGTTGCAGCTCTTCAAGACTTCCCCACACCTTTCAACTTGACGGACTTAGGTTCCTTCATGAGGTTATTTAACCAATTGACAGAGTTCACCCCAGATATTGCCCTGACTGTACAGCCTCTTCAACCATTCACAACTCCTTTGCCCATTCATAAGCCCCAAGTGCTCTTTTGTTTGGACACCGGACCACAACAAGGCCTTCAAACATGTAGAAGAAGCATTCCCAAGGGCTCCAGTTCTGGCTCTTTTGACCCAACGTTGCTAACCATTCTCCTGACCGACGCATCTTGTCTCTATGGGATAGGCTATGCCTACTCCAGGACTACAGTTCTGAATGACTCTGGGTAGCCCAGTGTGGATCCCGCTTTCTCACAAACACCGAGACGAGGTACGTGACAATTGAGTTGGAGTTGTTCACTGTATCTTGGGCTCTCACAAAGTGTTTCTTGTGCCCCCAAGGACTGCCATCCTCCACACTCCAAACAGATCATCGCCCATTGGTGCATATTATCAACAACTACACGTTAGACATGATTGAAAATCCACAGCTCCAGAAATGAAGGAACATATGTCACAATACCAATGTATTACAGAGTGGTGTTCCAGCAAGTCTTTTTGCATCTCAGATGAACTCTCCTGCGCATTTGTCAGATGCCCCATGGTTGAGGATCTCTCATATcaccaaatatatatactgtatatgtatatatatatatatatatatatatatatatatatatatatatatatatatatatatatatatataaatctgtgtgtatatatgtaaggtGTTTATTCGTTTAATCTGATTTTTATCTGTGACTGAAATAGTTCTTTGTTTAATCATTTTAATTGGTTTTATTCATGTTGCTTTAAAGTTTCTTAGGTCCATTTATGTTTATTTgcccttttatttaaaaaaaaatttcctttagcagtattactttatttttcatatattctgtTACCTTTGgcatgttttttatttgtttatattttactgTAGAGGTTATACTTGTGTCACTCCTCTTTCATTGAGGATAAGAAATGATGTAAACAATAAAGTGAAGtcagaaataagaggaaaagaatatattaccatatataaaaGCATTATGAGGATGAATAGCATATAACTGTGAAACGAGACTCCAGAAAAATATTCGTAACAAATTTGATATTCTGAATTTCCATTGATTCAACTAATTAATaggttagccaggacaccagccctccgttgagataccactggctagatagtattatattggatccctctctctagttacggcttatttttcatttgcttacacatacaccgaatagtctggcctattttttttctgtcctcaaacaccttacaccacagagattaccaaacaattcttctttgttcaaggggttaactactgcattttaattgttcaatggctgctttccgcttggtaggggtagaagagactcttatctatgttaagcagctcttctaggagcaagaaactaaaaaatcaaaccattgttctctattcttgagtagtgccttagcttctgtaccatggtcttccactgtcttgggtttgagggcacacactattctatcttatttctcatcctcttggtatttttttgaagtttttatagtatatatttgaaagatttattttaatattgttaatcttCTTCAAGTatgatattctaattgttcattgctactcttgtagtttatctattttcttatttcctttccttagtggcctatttttcctgttggagcccatgggcttatagaatcgCGCTtgtcaacttgggttgtagcttagcaagtaataatgatgataatagagtaGGTCTACTGCTGtgtatagtattgagccacataaacaaaaggataaaatattagaattaactgtaaacCTTGTATAACTGTACgtagttgtttgaatagatcggacagatctgaatgcaaagaatgattAGAATTATGAAAGCCCTTATACAGAAGGCACAAAGACCTAATTGAAAGTCGGTGCTACAGAGTATCACACAATATTTCGAAGCTTACAAGTTACCGAAGTAATTCAACAAAGTACAAACAGTtagcgtagtttttttttttttttttttttttttttgttacttgcaTTATTCCTTTTTTATGTAAATCTAAATTCTTATTAGATAACGTGAATGTTGTTACCGTGATATGTAAGCCTAGTCTAGTA encodes the following:
- the LOC137638045 gene encoding mucin-1-like; the protein is MEVIGQMETEEDLLTVTPIRQDSDNDNSLSQTDGVANQIQGTSHETPIHDLTEDVLLPVEHGSTTTQYTGDNVTSQPMAAEILDLPTGPSSPTATPSAYNVESPVSSGESEEPVTSLTPSLSDSPVSYFKNHRIAERIKEIKRRCHEAANAQTSHAERMDELATYQREEDQRRNEQKLRHLKDNLRGEEQAQHFTVLLHLLILNPNHQQATPSALATSISIFSAVTHPATTPSENQQATPLASTTSISIYSALAHLATTPTENHHPDPSALTSRCHILSV